One genomic window of Deltaproteobacteria bacterium includes the following:
- a CDS encoding FAD-dependent oxidoreductase: MTRKRVLIVGGVAGGASCAARLRRLDEDAEIVLFDRGPHVSFANCGLPYFVGNVIADERKLLVASAQLFQERFAIAVRTRHEVLAIDRGRRTIRVRDLDAAGGPRERDEPYDALVLAPGAAPIRPPLAGIDLPGIFAVRTIPDSVRIRRWIDERKPSRALVVGGGFIGLEMAENLAGRGLRTTVLEKLPQVMPPLDPEMAHGVAEHLRSQGVDLRLGDGLARFERGGGDEIVAMTEGGARIASDLVILAIGVRPETGLATGAGLAVGPRGGIVVDAEMRTADPAVWAVGDAVEVRDVVTGQEAIVPLAGPANRQGRIAAESICGRARGFRGVQATAVVGVFGLTVACTGASEKGLARAGVAGFAKVYLHPGHHAAYYPGAKPIQLKLLFSVPDGRLLGAQAVGVEGVEKRIDVIATTIQMGGTVHDLAEAELCYAPQFGGAKDPVNLAGMIATNHLAGLMPLADWLALDRTGAVLLDVRDADEYAAGHVPGAVHIPLSELRRRYGELPAGRPVAVYCGVGQRAYYATRFLLQRGYEAANLSGGYATYLALHAVGLAP; the protein is encoded by the coding sequence ATGACGCGTAAGCGGGTGCTGATCGTCGGCGGCGTCGCCGGCGGGGCGTCGTGCGCGGCGCGCCTGCGCCGCCTCGACGAGGATGCGGAGATCGTGCTCTTCGACCGGGGTCCGCACGTCTCCTTCGCCAACTGCGGTCTGCCGTACTTCGTCGGCAACGTCATCGCCGACGAGCGGAAGCTGCTGGTCGCGTCGGCGCAGCTCTTCCAGGAGCGCTTCGCGATCGCGGTTCGCACGCGCCATGAGGTGCTCGCGATCGACCGCGGGCGCCGCACGATCCGCGTACGCGACCTCGACGCAGCCGGCGGGCCGCGCGAGCGCGACGAGCCCTACGACGCGCTCGTGCTCGCACCCGGGGCGGCGCCGATCCGTCCGCCGCTCGCGGGCATCGACCTCCCGGGCATCTTCGCGGTCCGCACGATCCCCGACAGCGTGCGCATCCGGCGCTGGATCGACGAGCGCAAGCCGTCGCGCGCGCTCGTGGTCGGCGGTGGCTTCATCGGCCTCGAAATGGCCGAGAACCTCGCGGGCCGGGGGCTCCGGACGACGGTGCTCGAGAAGCTGCCGCAGGTGATGCCGCCGCTCGATCCCGAGATGGCGCACGGGGTCGCCGAGCACCTCCGGAGCCAGGGCGTCGATCTCCGCCTCGGCGACGGGCTCGCGCGCTTCGAGCGCGGCGGCGGAGACGAGATCGTCGCGATGACCGAGGGCGGGGCGCGGATCGCGAGCGACCTCGTCATCCTCGCGATCGGGGTGCGGCCCGAGACGGGCCTCGCGACGGGCGCGGGCCTGGCGGTCGGGCCGCGCGGCGGCATCGTGGTCGACGCGGAGATGCGGACGGCGGATCCCGCCGTCTGGGCGGTCGGCGACGCGGTGGAGGTGCGCGACGTCGTGACCGGCCAGGAGGCCATCGTCCCGCTCGCCGGACCCGCGAACCGGCAGGGACGAATCGCCGCGGAGTCGATCTGCGGACGCGCCCGCGGTTTCCGCGGCGTGCAGGCGACGGCCGTGGTCGGCGTGTTCGGCCTCACCGTCGCGTGCACCGGCGCGAGCGAGAAGGGCCTCGCGCGCGCCGGCGTCGCCGGTTTCGCGAAGGTGTACCTGCATCCCGGGCATCACGCCGCGTATTATCCGGGCGCGAAGCCGATCCAGCTGAAGCTCCTCTTTTCGGTGCCCGATGGACGCCTGCTCGGAGCGCAGGCCGTCGGCGTCGAGGGCGTGGAGAAGCGCATCGACGTGATCGCGACGACGATCCAGATGGGCGGGACCGTCCACGATCTCGCGGAGGCCGAGCTCTGCTACGCGCCGCAGTTCGGTGGCGCGAAGGATCCGGTGAACCTCGCCGGTATGATCGCGACGAACCACCTCGCCGGCCTGATGCCGCTCGCCGACTGGCTGGCGCTCGACCGCACCGGCGCCGTGCTCCTCGATGTACGCGATGCCGACGAGTACGCCGCCGGGCACGTGCCGGGCGCGGTGCACATCCCGCTCTCCGAGCTGCGGCGGCGCTACGGCGAGCTCCCGGCCGGCCGTCCGGTCGCGGTCTACTGCGGTGTCGGCCAGCGCGCGTACTACGCGACGCGCTTCCTATTGCAACGCGGGTACGAGGCGGCCAATCTGTCCGGCGGGTACGCGACCTATCTCGCGCTGCACGCGGTCGGGCTGGCCCCGTAG
- the menE gene encoding o-succinylbenzoate--CoA ligase: protein MGDPPADVAAPWLVERARRDPERLALIVAGEHVTWRALAARVEHAASALVGLAVGRGDRVAFATAASLPAVALVHAAQRIGAVLVPLNTRLAPPEIAAIVAHAEPAVVVHDAAHAAAVAEVGAPRVDAATLEAGGAGPAPPPAPFDAAAAATIVYTSGTTGRPKGVVLSHANHRASAAASRAGLGVEPADRWLCCLPLFHVGGLSIVTRSVLDDVPVVLHDRFDARAVWRAVAAERVTLLSLVPTMLRRLLAEVEAMPRVHALRCVLVGGAALDPALDARARARGLPIGATYGLTEAASQVATAGVDDAPGDVGRPLAGTRVRIVDAGADGCGEILVAGPTVMAGYFRDPEATAAALRDGWLHTGDVGRLDGDGRLRLLDRRIDLVVSGGENVYPSEVEAVLLAHPAVAEAAVYGVDDAEWGRRVEAAVVPRAGAAIDESALRAWCRARLAGYKTPRAIVAVTSLPRTASGKLRRHALAAAAGAAR from the coding sequence GTGGGTGACCCGCCGGCGGACGTCGCGGCGCCCTGGCTCGTCGAGCGGGCGCGGCGCGATCCCGAGCGGCTCGCCCTGATCGTCGCGGGCGAGCACGTTACGTGGCGCGCGCTGGCGGCGCGGGTCGAGCATGCGGCGAGCGCGCTCGTCGGGCTCGCCGTCGGGCGCGGCGATCGGGTGGCGTTCGCGACGGCGGCGTCGCTTCCCGCCGTCGCCCTGGTCCACGCGGCGCAGCGGATCGGTGCGGTGCTCGTGCCGCTCAATACCCGGCTCGCGCCGCCCGAGATCGCGGCGATCGTGGCGCACGCGGAGCCGGCGGTCGTGGTGCACGACGCGGCGCACGCGGCCGCGGTCGCGGAGGTCGGCGCGCCGCGCGTCGACGCGGCGACGCTCGAGGCGGGCGGCGCTGGACCCGCGCCGCCGCCGGCGCCGTTCGACGCCGCGGCCGCCGCCACCATCGTCTACACCTCCGGGACCACCGGGCGGCCGAAGGGCGTCGTGCTGTCGCATGCCAATCACCGGGCGAGCGCGGCGGCATCGCGCGCCGGGCTCGGCGTGGAGCCCGCCGACCGCTGGCTCTGCTGCCTGCCGCTCTTCCACGTCGGCGGGCTCTCGATCGTGACACGGAGCGTGCTCGACGACGTGCCGGTGGTGCTGCACGACCGCTTCGACGCCCGCGCCGTGTGGCGCGCGGTCGCGGCCGAGCGCGTCACGCTGCTCTCGCTCGTGCCGACGATGCTGCGGCGGCTCCTCGCCGAGGTCGAGGCGATGCCGCGTGTCCACGCGCTCCGCTGCGTGCTCGTCGGCGGGGCGGCGCTCGACCCGGCGCTCGACGCGCGGGCGCGCGCCCGGGGCCTCCCGATCGGGGCGACCTACGGCCTCACCGAGGCGGCGTCGCAGGTCGCGACGGCCGGCGTCGACGACGCGCCCGGCGACGTCGGCCGCCCGCTCGCCGGCACGCGCGTGCGCATCGTCGACGCCGGCGCCGACGGCTGCGGCGAGATCCTGGTGGCGGGTCCGACGGTGATGGCCGGCTATTTCCGAGATCCGGAGGCGACGGCGGCCGCGCTCCGCGACGGGTGGCTCCATACCGGCGACGTCGGCCGCCTCGACGGCGATGGTCGGCTGCGCCTGCTCGACCGTCGCATCGACCTCGTGGTGAGCGGCGGCGAGAACGTCTATCCGAGCGAGGTCGAGGCGGTCCTGCTCGCCCATCCGGCGGTCGCGGAGGCGGCGGTGTACGGCGTCGACGACGCGGAGTGGGGCCGGCGCGTCGAGGCGGCGGTCGTGCCGCGCGCGGGCGCCGCGATCGACGAGTCGGCGCTCCGCGCCTGGTGCCGCGCGCGTCTCGCCGGCTACAAGACGCCGCGCGCGATCGTCGCGGTGACGAGTCTGCCGCGAACGGCGTCCGGGAAGCTCCGCCGTCACGCGCTCGCCGCCGCCGCGGGCGCGGCGCGCTGA
- a CDS encoding YeeE/YedE family protein, producing MTIDPATGARALLGGAAIGASAIAFLAAAGRIAGVSGIVGGLLARPSAESVWRAAFVAGLLVGGAIVRGIFADPFRGLAATPFAVLVPAGLLVGFGASLGSGCTSGHGVCGVSRASPRSIVATITFMLAAAATVYLARHAFGGFR from the coding sequence ATGACGATCGATCCGGCGACGGGCGCGCGGGCGCTTCTTGGAGGCGCTGCCATCGGCGCGAGCGCGATCGCGTTCCTGGCGGCGGCCGGCCGGATCGCCGGGGTGAGCGGCATCGTCGGCGGCCTGCTCGCGCGGCCGAGCGCCGAGAGCGTGTGGCGCGCGGCGTTCGTGGCGGGGCTCCTCGTCGGCGGGGCGATCGTGCGTGGGATCTTCGCCGATCCGTTCCGGGGGCTCGCGGCGACGCCCTTCGCCGTGCTCGTGCCCGCCGGGTTGCTCGTCGGTTTCGGGGCGAGCCTCGGCAGCGGCTGCACGAGCGGTCACGGCGTCTGCGGCGTGAGCCGCGCGTCGCCGCGCTCGATCGTCGCCACGATCACCTTCATGCTGGCGGCCGCGGCGACGGTGTACCTGGCGCGCCATGCGTTCGGGGGGTTCCGGTGA
- a CDS encoding YeeE/YedE family protein — MTGIAAFFVGLAFALGLGLGGMTQPARVLGFLDVAGDWDPSLALVMAGAIGVYGTAFPFVLRRRRPLLAAAFQVPTRRDVDGRLVTGALVFGVGWGLAGLCPGPALAALASGDLRAVIFVAAMLSGMAAHRLAEHRAAAAAARTHAPSAGAGVGRSHDA, encoded by the coding sequence GTGACCGGCATCGCCGCGTTTTTCGTGGGGCTCGCGTTCGCGCTCGGGCTCGGGCTCGGAGGCATGACGCAGCCGGCGCGCGTTCTCGGATTCCTCGACGTCGCGGGCGACTGGGATCCGAGTCTGGCCCTCGTCATGGCGGGCGCGATCGGTGTGTACGGCACGGCCTTCCCGTTCGTGCTGCGGCGCCGGCGTCCCCTCCTCGCCGCGGCGTTCCAGGTGCCGACGCGGCGCGACGTCGACGGGCGTCTCGTCACCGGCGCGCTGGTCTTCGGCGTCGGCTGGGGGCTCGCCGGCCTCTGCCCCGGGCCCGCGCTCGCCGCGCTCGCGAGCGGCGACCTCCGTGCCGTGATCTTCGTGGCCGCGATGCTGAGCGGCATGGCCGCGCACCGCCTCGCGGAGCACCGCGCCGCGGCCGCCGCGGCACGTACGCACGCGCCGAGCGCCGGCGCGGGTGTCGGGAGGTCTCATGACGCGTAA
- a CDS encoding outer membrane lipoprotein-sorting protein codes for MLIRVLSAGVLMATLVLPTGRTALGAMDVTEALQRMRQASFAGKDLRAQFTFDIVNAKGESVRWAGHYFRRNAPDARIRLSFDAPADLHGTEVRVVGGAKGESRVSVYMPGLRRVREINGDMRGESFFGTDFNYEDLGLQPLEFQQHTLTEAKDPEGRDCYRIESTPQHGWWYGRIVRFLDRASFLPLRTEYYDRAGVLWKVRTLGKIQTIASHPTATEITMETVPTKTSTRITLSEVAYDKGLDDSVFPEL; via the coding sequence ATGCTGATTCGAGTGCTTTCGGCCGGGGTGCTGATGGCGACCCTGGTGCTTCCGACCGGACGGACCGCCCTCGGCGCGATGGACGTCACCGAAGCGTTGCAGCGCATGCGCCAGGCGAGCTTCGCGGGCAAGGACCTGCGCGCCCAGTTCACCTTCGACATCGTGAACGCGAAAGGGGAGAGCGTGCGCTGGGCGGGGCACTACTTCCGCCGCAATGCGCCCGACGCGCGGATTCGGCTGTCGTTCGACGCGCCGGCCGACCTCCACGGCACCGAGGTGCGCGTCGTCGGCGGCGCGAAGGGCGAGAGCCGCGTCAGCGTCTACATGCCGGGTCTGCGGCGCGTGCGCGAGATCAACGGCGACATGCGCGGCGAGAGTTTCTTCGGCACCGACTTCAACTACGAGGACCTCGGCCTGCAACCGCTCGAGTTCCAACAGCACACGCTCACGGAGGCCAAGGACCCCGAGGGGCGCGACTGCTACCGGATCGAGTCGACACCGCAGCACGGCTGGTGGTACGGCCGCATCGTCCGCTTCCTCGATCGCGCGAGCTTCCTGCCGCTGCGTACCGAGTATTACGACCGCGCGGGCGTGCTCTGGAAGGTGCGGACGCTCGGGAAGATCCAGACGATCGCGTCTCACCCGACCGCGACCGAGATCACGATGGAGACCGTGCCGACCAAGACGTCGACCCGCATCACGCTCTCCGAGGTCGCCTACGACAAGGGGCTCGACGACTCGGTGTTTCCGGAGCTGTGA
- the menC gene encoding o-succinylbenzoate synthase produces MNVAAARVEPFVLALRHPLATARGAVAERRGFLLHVVSRDGLAGCGEASPAYWLGEGSLAATAAGLERIMKRLRMRPPLAVLRDAFDADALGVPPAAACALDGALLDLEARERGTAVAALFGAEPSATVAVGALVGGPTAEAAGDEAAAAVAGGFGTVKLKVGAAALADDVARVAAVRARVGAGVRLRLDANRAWTIGEASRALAAFEPYGVEYVEEPLREFDPMAFAALAGATPVPLAVDESLRGAVDVVRLAAAGARVRVVLKAARLGGPSRVIAIAGDATRAGLPVVVTDAIESGVGMRIAAHVAAVCAARGAVPAAVGLGGAQLAPAEEALRVPALRVDGPGFAVTPAEAAGAPSEAMRG; encoded by the coding sequence GTGAACGTCGCCGCCGCGCGCGTCGAGCCGTTCGTCCTGGCGCTCCGCCACCCGCTCGCGACGGCGCGTGGCGCGGTCGCGGAGCGGCGCGGCTTCCTGCTGCACGTCGTGAGCCGGGACGGCCTCGCCGGGTGCGGCGAGGCGAGCCCGGCGTACTGGCTCGGCGAGGGATCGCTCGCGGCCACGGCCGCCGGTCTCGAGCGCATCATGAAGCGCCTCCGTATGCGCCCGCCGCTCGCCGTGCTGCGGGACGCGTTCGACGCCGACGCGCTCGGCGTGCCGCCCGCGGCGGCGTGCGCGCTCGACGGCGCGCTCCTCGATCTCGAGGCGCGCGAACGCGGGACGGCGGTCGCGGCGCTCTTCGGCGCGGAGCCGTCGGCGACGGTCGCGGTCGGTGCGCTGGTGGGCGGGCCGACCGCGGAGGCGGCCGGAGACGAGGCCGCGGCGGCGGTGGCGGGCGGTTTCGGCACCGTGAAGCTCAAGGTCGGCGCCGCGGCGCTCGCCGACGACGTCGCGCGCGTCGCGGCGGTCCGGGCGCGCGTCGGCGCGGGGGTGCGTCTGCGGCTCGATGCCAACCGCGCCTGGACGATCGGCGAGGCGTCCCGCGCGCTCGCCGCCTTCGAGCCCTACGGCGTCGAGTACGTGGAGGAGCCGCTGCGCGAGTTCGATCCCATGGCGTTCGCCGCGCTGGCGGGCGCGACGCCGGTGCCGCTCGCGGTCGACGAGTCGCTGCGAGGCGCGGTCGACGTCGTGCGGCTCGCCGCGGCGGGGGCGCGCGTGCGCGTGGTGCTGAAGGCGGCACGCCTCGGCGGGCCGTCGCGCGTCATCGCCATCGCGGGCGACGCGACGCGCGCCGGGCTGCCGGTCGTCGTGACCGACGCCATCGAGAGTGGAGTCGGGATGCGCATCGCGGCGCACGTCGCGGCGGTGTGCGCGGCGCGCGGCGCCGTCCCCGCCGCGGTCGGCCTCGGCGGCGCGCAGCTCGCGCCGGCGGAAGAGGCGCTGCGCGTCCCCGCGCTCCGCGTCGACGGGCCGGGATTCGCCGTGACCCCCGCGGAGGCGGCCGGCGCCCCGTCCGAGGCGATGCGTGGGTGA